The segment GAGGGAAGGACACGGTGAGCGGTGCCACTGAGGGACGAGGGCAGCCCCATGGCAGAGCCTCGTCCCGCTGTGCTGGAAGCCAGCGAATGCAGGAGTAAGGAGCCGTCAGCCCACGGGGAGCCCAGCGCCGCCGGGCAGCCTGGCACCCACCTCCACCATGCTCCTGAAGGGGACGGTGCCATTGGGTGCAGCCATGGAGAAGCACGGCAGCCGGAAGGCAGGGAGGCCCCGGGGGATGCTGCCGGTGAGCGTGAACGGCTGGGAGCCCATCACCTGGAAGGAGTAAGCCACCAGGCCAGCAAACAGGACTACGAGGGCGTTGCGTGCTGCAGTGGAGACAACCAGCGTGAAAACCTGCCTGGAGCCCAGGGCGGCGGGAGGGACGGCAGGAGGCGGGTACCCGGGCTGCTGAGGTCTTCCAGGCCTTAGGAAGGGACAtgcccagcagcaggaccatCCTTGGGACCTGGACCTTCCTGACCCACCTCCAGGTCTCGGCTCCTGCCAACCTGGGCTTTACCCATTTTGGGCTGTCTCTTCCTTGCCCAGAAGAGACGGGTCCCCAGGAGGGATGGCTgcaggagagggcagggggTGGCCAACACACCCGTGGTGCAGGTCCAGACGATCAGGTAGCTGACCCTGGCAGCCAGTGGCTCCGCATGGGCAGCGTGGGGCAGGTGGCTCTTCATCGCTCGGAGCCCTGCCAGCGCGGCCAGGCAGGCCAGCCCCAGGACGgcgtccccagccctgcaacaCACACGTCAGTGCCAGCCCAAACACGTGGCGGGGCACAGGGAGAGCTACCGCAAAGCCCACAGGAGGAAGAGTGTGTGCCCGGGcatgtgctgcagctctgcagggagacGCATCGCTGGCAGGGACGCTGCCAGCGCCTCCGCACCACCCACAAAACACATCACCTCCCCAGGGGCAGCACCACATGATCCCTCACCTTCGAATTTCCAGCTCAAATGCAAACAGCTCAGACCAAGCACTTGCTTTACAGCGCTGGGCAGGGACCAAGAAATTGGTCCAAGGTGTGACCAAAGACATGGGGAGCGAAGCAGCAGAGCCCGAGCCCCCGCAGTGGCAGAGGGCTGAAGCAGGGCCGGCACGGGGATGGTGCTGACCTGGTCTCCCCGATCCTCCGCAGTGTCTCGTACACCTGCAGGAAAAACTGCCGAGGGATCCCGTGCAGCCCCAGGATGTTCTGTGCGGGAACACAAAGCCCAGTGAAAGCCCGGCACAACCCAAGCTGCCGGGTTGGTGTCGGCGCTGCTGCTGCGAGAGCTCCCACCCGAGTCCCACCGAGCGGCTGCGTGGCTCCTGGGAGGAGGTTGGTTTGGGGCCCCAGCCTGGCCTGTGCAGCCCTGTCACCCCCTGCACCTCgccgggagcagcagcacggCCCCGAGCCTTCGCGGCAGTGTCTGCTGTGACCACAGCCATTAGCCAACACCGGCCCGCTGGCTCCTCGCGCAGCCTGACACCATCTCCCCGAGTCTCTGATTTTGGTTAACCACAAAGGAAGTGTTGCAGCCCCAGAAGAGTCAGAGAACCTCAGACTCCTGAGAGACCAGCCCGGGAGCAGTGGAGCTGCAAACCCACCGTGTTCAAGAGTCAACCAGCACCTCCCACAAGTCGCCAAATCAAATGTTCTGATTTTACTGGTGTCCCAAACGCCACCAGCTGGTCACAGGTAGAGGGTGCATTCAGCTCGGTCTGCTCAGGGCAGAGCGCTCAGGGACCCACCAGAACCGGTGGCAGGACCTGTGCCccctctgcagctccttccTCTGGCTCCAGGCACATTGCCCAGCCCAGTGCTAAATATTGCAGGTCCACAGCACAGAGGTTGCAGGACAGAGCAGGCGAGGTGTCCAGAGCAAACCAGCCAACCCTACCTTGACCTGGTTGAAACTAATGGTGATGGAAGCAGCTGACGTAAACCCTTTAATGACTGGGCAGGAAATGAAGTCCAGGAGGAAACCTGCATGGGACAGGTGGCAGTAAGCACGTTGCTGGCCCCCGTGGGGATCACAGCCTGTTTGCAGGCACAGAGCTGTCACAGGTGTTAGCAGGACAACCCCAGTGTCTCAAAGAGCACAGAGGAAGGGGGCAACAAGTACAGTATGTACAGCGAGTTCCTAAAAATGCAACCACGCATGGCAAGAGCATCTCACCGAGGTGCAGAAGCCCCAtggccagctggatgcagccggAGAGGAAGGCGAGCAGGATGGCATAGACAGGCTCGTGGAACGCGTAAGAGGAGACAAGTAGTGACATGATGGCTGTGGGACCCAGCGTCACGTCCTTGGCGGTGCCCAGCATGCAGTAGACAAAGCAGCCCATGAAGGAAGAATACAGGCCATACTGCACGGGAACAAAAGGAGCACTGGCACAAtgctgggagctgggaaagGCTGGACAGCCCCAGGATGaggagggctgggctgccctcgGGTCTTTCCAGAGCACGCATCCAGCCCTTCGCAAACACACAGCGcctgcagctccctgccccGCAAAATGGGCGATCCGGGAAATGGGTGACATGGAAAATGGGTGAGCGCACAGGATCAGCCCTCGGCCGCCGgccacccagccctgcctgccctgcccaccGCACCGGCCAGGGAGCGGGTGTCCCCGTCCCCCGCGGCGCAGGGCAGTGCCACCCACCTGCGGAGGCAGCCCGGCCAGCTCGGCGTACGCCAGCGCCTGCGGCACCACGGTGAGTCCCACGCTCAGACCGGCCATCAGgtccagctgcagccaggccagcGAGTAGCGCGGCAGCCAGCGCAGGACGGGCAGCGCCGGCCGCACCGCCGGCCACGGGCAGCCCCGCCGGGGACCCGGCGCCGCCATGGCCGGGCAGCCGCCCCAGCCCGGTGCCGCCCGGTGCCTCCCGCCGCTCTCCCGAGCACGCCGCGGGGGCCGGAGCTCCCCGCCCGCCGGGGGACAAGAGGGGCCGCGGGCAGAGCGGGCCGGGGCCAGGCGGGCCGGGGCGGCTCCGCCGGGGCTGCGCGGGAGTCCCCGGGGCAACCCCGTTCCCTGCCCGGGGCCGGCGGCTCCCGGCGCATCCGGTGGCTCCGCCCGGGCCGGATCTGAGCAGCCGGGGCTGCCTCATGTGACCGGGACAGAGGAGGAGCCGGGCGGCCGGAGGAGCTGCCGAGCAccgccggtgccggtgccaTCGCCGGTGCCGCTGCCGGTGCCATGCGGCCGTGGGCGCTGGCGCTGCTGCTGGGCGCACTCCGGACCATCGGagccgcggccccggcccgcaACGTGCTGCTCCTCCTGGGTGAGTGCGGCCGTCGGCGCGGAGGGGACCCGGGACCGGTCACGGGTCCGCGCCCGCCGCCCTCAGCCCCGGGACCGGCCCCGCGGCGGGTACCCCTGTCCCGGGCTCGGCGCTCGGGGCGTCCCGCGGGCGGGGGGGGACGGCCCCGGGGGTCCCGCCGCATCCCCTCTGCTGGGACGGTCACCGCAGCGCCGGCCCCAGCCCGGAGCATCCTCAGCCCAGGGGATGCTCCCGGCGTCACTAGTGTCCCCTGGGCTTTGCCCCCCCGCACGGTTCGGGCCATGCCGGGGGTCGGGCCCGGTGCTGCAGGGCTCACCCCGCACCCCTCCCGCTGCAGCGGATGATGGCGGTTTTGAGAGTGGCGCCTACAACAACTCAGCCATCCAGACACCCAACCTGGACGCGCTGGCTCGGCGCAGCGTGATCTTCCAAAACGCCTTCACCTCCGTCAGCAGCTGCTCCCCCAGCCGCGCCAGCATCCTGACCGGCTTACCGCAGGTAGGGGCACCCGCACGCActggctgggggctgctggtgTGTGATGGCCACGCTGACAGCATCATCACAGGACCTGGCAATCCCCCCATGCCCACTctctgccccctccctgggacctgCTGCCCGTGCACACACACTCCTGCACAGCTGGGCTTGCTTTGGGGCCCGGTGGGCAGGCATCGCCCCACCACTTTGTGTGTCCCTGTCTGCAGCACCAGAATGGGATGTACGGGCTGCACCAGGACATGCATCACTTCAACTCCTTCGACAGCGTGCGGAGCCTGCCCTGGCTGCTCAGCCAGGCACACGTCCGGACAGGTAGGGAGCCCAGAGCAGGGAAAACACCCCACTCTGTGCACCAAAACCGCCGGGGTGAGAGACCCTCGCAGGTAACCTGCCTGCCAGCTGGACAGCACCGACCGGAGCCGTGCCCATGCTCTGTGCTCACACCAGATTTCactttgctttctcccaccaCTGCTCCGCACCATCCTCCTTACACTCACTTTCACTCCTGTTCCTCATCCTGCTTTTTCCTGGTGCCCAGGTTCACACAAAGCTCATGCTTGACCCG is part of the Columba livia isolate bColLiv1 breed racing homer chromosome 18, bColLiv1.pat.W.v2, whole genome shotgun sequence genome and harbors:
- the SLC26A11 gene encoding sodium-independent sulfate anion transporter isoform X2, producing MRQPRLLRSGPGGATGCAGSRRPRAGNGVAPGTPAQPRRSRPGPPGPGPLCPRPLLSPGGRGAPAPAACSGERREAPGGTGLGRLPGHGGAGSPAGLPVAGGAAGAARPALAAALLAGLAAAGPDGRSERGTHRGAAGAGVRRAGRAASAGFLLDFISCPVIKGFTSAASITISFNQVKNILGLHGIPRQFFLQVYETLRRIGETRAGDAVLGLACLAALAGLRAMKSHLPHAAHAEPLAARVSYLIVWTCTTARNALVVLFAGLVAYSFQVMGSQPFTLTGSIPRGLPAFRLPCFSMAAPNGTVPFRSMVEDMGAGLAVIPLMGLLETVAIAKAFASQNDYKIDPSQELLALGFANILGSFVSSYPITGSFGRTAVNAQSGVCTPAGGLVTGALVLLSLAYLTSLFYYIPKAALAAVIISAVVPMFDAGIFRTLWRVKRLDLVPLCVTFLLCFWEVQYGIVAGVLVSGILLLYSMARPPVQVLEGDVLLVQPGSSLHFPAIEHLRDIICSRALAASPPHSIILDCCHISSIDYTVVVGLAELLQELRKHGLSLAFCSLQEPVLQVLLTADLEGFQHFPSREEAERCGAVEPGVSGAAPSTSTDVSSLLPTGLIQ
- the SLC26A11 gene encoding sodium-independent sulfate anion transporter isoform X1 → MRQPRLLRSGPGGATGCAGSRRPRAGNGVAPGTPAQPRRSRPGPPGPGPLCPRPLLSPGGRGAPAPAACSGERREAPGGTGLGRLPGHGGAGSPAGLPVAGGAAGAARPALAAALLAGLAAAGPDGRSERGTHRGAAGAGVRRAGRAASAGFLLDFISCPVIKGFTSAASITISFNQVKNILGLHGIPRQFFLQVYETLRRIGETRAGDAVLGLACLAALAGLRAMKSHLPHAAHAEPLAARVSYLIVWTCTTARNALVVLFAGLVAYSFQVMGSQPFTLTGSIPRGLPAFRLPCFSMAAPNGTVPFRSMVEDMGAGLAVIPLMGLLETVAIAKAFASQNDYKIDPSQELLALGFANILGSFVSSYPITGSFGRTAVNAQSGVCTPAGGLVTGALVLLSLAYLTSLFYYIPKAALAAVIISAVVPMFDAGIFRTLWRVKRLDLVPLCVTFLLCFWEVQYGIVAGVLVSGILLLYSMARPPVQVLEGDVLLVQPGSSLHFPAIEHLRDIICSRALAAASPPHSIILDCCHISSIDYTVVVGLAELLQELRKHGLSLAFCSLQEPVLQVLLTADLEGFQHFPSREEAERCGAVEPGVSGAAPSTSTDVSSLLPTGLIQ